A region from the Serinibacter arcticus genome encodes:
- the tkt gene encoding transketolase — protein sequence MNAPAPRATTLGWSDLDLAAVATAKVLAADAVEKVGNGHPGTAISLAPAAYLLYQNVMRHDPADTHWLGRDRFVLSAGHSSLTQYVQLFLGGFGLEMHDLETLRTWGSKTPGHPEFRHTDGVEITTGPLGTGLASAVGMAMASRRERGLLDPDAPAGTSPFDHFVYVVAGDGCLQEGISSEASSLAGTQELGNLILIWDDNHISIEGDTDISFTEDVLKRYEAYGWHTQKVDWTNGGSEYVEDVDALAAAIEAAKAVTDKPSIIDLRTIMAWPSPTVQGSHNAHGNKLGAEEVAGLKSVLGLDPEASFAIAPEVLAHTRSLGQRGAAAKAEWEISYAAWRDANPERAALLDRLVARELPADLAEGLPTFEAGTSLATRAASGKVLAALAAPLPELWGGSADLAGSNNTTMAGEPSFLPTHRSTHEFTGNPYGRTLHFGIREHGMGAILNGISLHGLTRPYGGTFLTFSDFMRGAVRLTAIMGVGVTYVWTHDSVGVGEDGPTHQPIEHLAALRAMPGLAIVRPSDANETAAAWLAILQRDEPAGLILSRQNLPVVPRGTDGFAQVQVDKGAYVLLEGSTGTPDVILVATGSEVQLAVAAREQLEADGVSTRVVSAPCLEWFAEQDESYRASVLPREVRARVSVEAGVAMPWAGIVGDAGRSVSIEHYGASADAVTLFREFGFTPEAVVAAARASLEDARADAGPRAEAPSGPSGAADHPVD from the coding sequence GTGAACGCACCCGCCCCCCGCGCCACCACCCTGGGGTGGTCCGACCTCGACCTCGCCGCGGTCGCCACCGCGAAGGTCCTCGCCGCCGACGCCGTCGAGAAGGTCGGGAACGGGCACCCGGGTACCGCCATCAGCCTCGCGCCGGCCGCGTACCTGCTCTACCAGAACGTCATGCGGCACGACCCGGCCGACACCCACTGGCTCGGCCGCGACCGGTTCGTCCTCTCGGCCGGCCACTCGAGCCTGACGCAGTACGTCCAGCTGTTCCTCGGCGGCTTCGGTCTCGAGATGCACGACCTCGAGACGCTGCGCACGTGGGGCTCGAAGACCCCCGGCCACCCCGAGTTCCGTCACACCGACGGCGTCGAGATCACGACCGGCCCCCTGGGCACCGGCCTCGCCTCCGCCGTCGGGATGGCCATGGCCTCGCGCCGCGAGCGCGGCCTGCTCGACCCCGACGCCCCGGCCGGCACGAGCCCGTTCGACCACTTCGTCTACGTCGTCGCCGGTGACGGCTGCCTGCAGGAGGGCATCTCCTCGGAGGCGTCCTCGCTCGCGGGCACGCAGGAGCTGGGCAACCTCATCCTGATCTGGGACGACAACCACATCAGCATCGAGGGCGACACGGACATCTCCTTCACCGAGGACGTCCTGAAGCGCTACGAGGCCTACGGCTGGCACACCCAGAAGGTGGACTGGACCAACGGCGGCTCGGAGTACGTCGAGGACGTCGACGCGCTCGCCGCGGCGATCGAGGCCGCGAAGGCCGTCACCGACAAGCCGTCGATCATCGACCTGCGCACGATCATGGCGTGGCCCTCCCCCACCGTGCAGGGCTCGCACAACGCGCACGGCAACAAGCTGGGCGCCGAGGAGGTCGCCGGCCTGAAGAGCGTCCTCGGCCTCGACCCGGAGGCCTCGTTCGCGATCGCGCCCGAGGTCCTCGCCCACACGCGCAGCCTCGGTCAGCGCGGCGCCGCCGCCAAGGCCGAGTGGGAGATCTCCTACGCCGCCTGGCGCGACGCGAACCCGGAGCGCGCGGCGCTGCTGGACCGCCTCGTCGCCCGCGAGCTCCCGGCCGACCTCGCCGAGGGGCTGCCGACGTTCGAGGCCGGCACGTCGCTCGCCACGCGCGCCGCGTCCGGCAAGGTGCTCGCCGCCCTGGCCGCCCCGCTGCCCGAGCTGTGGGGCGGCAGCGCCGACCTCGCCGGCTCGAACAACACGACGATGGCCGGTGAGCCCTCCTTCCTGCCGACCCATCGCTCGACGCACGAGTTCACGGGCAACCCCTACGGCCGCACCCTCCACTTCGGCATCCGCGAGCACGGCATGGGCGCGATCCTGAACGGCATCTCGCTGCACGGCCTCACCCGCCCCTACGGCGGCACGTTCCTCACGTTCTCCGACTTCATGCGCGGGGCCGTTCGCCTGACGGCGATCATGGGCGTCGGCGTCACCTACGTCTGGACGCACGACTCCGTCGGCGTCGGCGAGGACGGTCCCACGCACCAGCCGATCGAGCACCTGGCCGCGCTGCGCGCGATGCCCGGACTGGCGATCGTCCGCCCCTCCGACGCGAACGAGACGGCCGCCGCCTGGCTCGCGATCCTGCAGCGCGACGAGCCCGCCGGGCTGATCCTGTCGCGGCAGAACCTGCCCGTCGTCCCCCGCGGCACCGACGGGTTCGCCCAGGTGCAGGTCGACAAGGGTGCGTACGTGCTGCTCGAGGGGTCGACCGGGACTCCGGACGTCATCCTCGTGGCCACCGGTTCCGAGGTGCAGCTCGCCGTCGCGGCGCGCGAGCAGCTCGAGGCCGACGGCGTGAGCACCCGCGTGGTCTCGGCGCCGTGCCTGGAGTGGTTCGCCGAGCAGGACGAGTCCTACCGCGCCTCGGTCCTGCCGCGCGAGGTCCGCGCCCGGGTCAGCGTCGAGGCGGGCGTGGCCATGCCGTGGGCCGGCATCGTCGGCGACGCCGGCCGCAGCGTCTCGATCGAGCACTACGGTGCCTCGGCCGACGCCGTGACGCTGTTCCGCGAGTTCGGCTTCACGCCGGAGGCCGTCGTGGCCGCCGCCCGGGCCTCGCTCGAGGACGCCCGGGCCGACGCCGGCCCGCGCGCCGAGGCCCCGTCGGGCCCCTCGGGCGCGGCCGACCACCCGGTCGACTGA
- a CDS encoding heme o synthase, with protein MTPSTPHASTPMLPPRREGERSWRRTLGAYVALTKPRVIELLLVTTVPTMILAERGLPSLWLILATLVGGALGAGSANVLNCYLDRDIDSVMGRTKRRPLVTGELTPRQALVFGLVLGVVSIAWFAVVVNVASALLLLGAILIYVVGYTMILKRRTSQNIVWGGAAGCMPVLIGWSAVTGGLDWAALVLFGVIFLWTPPHYWPLSMRFKDDYAAAGVPMLPVVAGERRVAGEMLAYAVAMVACTFALVPVAGMGWVYIGASAVAGVWFVGSCIRLYRIAVDPERRGVASRGPAMKVFHGSITYLTIVFAAVAVDPFLPW; from the coding sequence GTGACGCCGTCGACCCCGCACGCATCCACCCCGATGCTTCCGCCCCGGCGGGAGGGCGAGCGCAGCTGGCGCCGGACGCTGGGCGCCTACGTGGCGCTCACGAAGCCGCGCGTGATCGAGCTGCTGCTCGTCACGACGGTGCCGACCATGATCCTCGCCGAGCGCGGTCTGCCGTCGCTGTGGCTGATTCTCGCCACCCTCGTCGGTGGGGCGCTCGGCGCCGGGTCGGCCAACGTCCTGAACTGCTACCTCGACCGCGACATCGACTCGGTGATGGGGCGCACGAAGCGTCGCCCGCTCGTCACCGGCGAGCTCACACCGCGCCAGGCGCTGGTGTTCGGGCTCGTGCTCGGCGTCGTCTCGATCGCCTGGTTCGCCGTCGTGGTCAACGTCGCCTCGGCGCTGCTGCTGCTCGGAGCCATCCTCATCTACGTCGTCGGCTACACGATGATCCTCAAGCGGCGCACGTCGCAGAACATCGTGTGGGGCGGTGCCGCCGGCTGCATGCCCGTGCTCATCGGCTGGTCCGCCGTGACCGGCGGCCTCGACTGGGCCGCGCTGGTCCTGTTTGGGGTCATCTTCCTGTGGACGCCGCCGCACTACTGGCCGCTGTCGATGCGTTTCAAGGACGACTACGCCGCCGCCGGTGTGCCGATGCTCCCCGTCGTCGCCGGCGAGCGTCGCGTGGCCGGCGAGATGCTTGCCTACGCCGTCGCGATGGTGGCCTGCACCTTCGCGCTCGTCCCGGTCGCCGGGATGGGCTGGGTCTACATCGGCGCCTCCGCGGTCGCCGGGGTCTGGTTCGTCGGCTCCTGCATCCGCCTCTACCGGATCGCGGTCGACCCCGAGCGCCGCGGCGTGGCCTCCCGCGGGCCGGCCATGAAGGTCTTCCACGGATCGATCACCTATCTCACGATCGTGTTCGCGGCCGTCGCCGTCGACCCGTTCCTGCCGTGGTGA
- a CDS encoding TerC family protein gives MDLALTLTPDLLVAFLTLFVLEIVLGVDNVIFISILASKLPVEQQARARNLGLTLAMVIRIGLVFGASWIISLKNDLFTIASMGFSGRDLILIVGGAFLIYKAAHEIHEKLEGVESGHGPKTGTATFGAIIAQILVMDIVFSFDSVITAVGMVDELLIIIAAVVISFGLLLFASKYIFAFVNKHPSVKILALSFLLLIGAFLVAEGFGYHVDKALIYGPMAFAVLVEAFNLLYRKRQKVAHGETEDTGVTLRQTYKRADDADAVAAATTDNAGAVTLSRRPVTPPPGDSER, from the coding sequence ATGGACCTCGCTCTCACGCTCACCCCCGATCTCCTGGTGGCGTTCCTCACCCTGTTCGTCCTGGAGATCGTCCTGGGCGTCGACAACGTCATCTTCATCTCGATCCTCGCCAGCAAGCTCCCCGTCGAGCAGCAGGCCCGCGCCCGCAACCTCGGCCTGACGCTGGCGATGGTCATCCGCATCGGCCTCGTCTTCGGAGCGTCCTGGATCATCTCGCTGAAGAACGACCTCTTCACGATCGCCTCGATGGGCTTCTCCGGCCGAGACCTGATCCTCATCGTCGGAGGCGCGTTCCTGATCTACAAGGCCGCGCACGAGATCCACGAGAAGCTCGAGGGAGTCGAGTCGGGTCACGGTCCGAAGACGGGCACCGCGACGTTCGGCGCGATCATCGCGCAGATCCTCGTGATGGACATCGTCTTCTCCTTCGACTCCGTCATCACGGCCGTCGGCATGGTCGACGAGCTCCTCATCATCATCGCGGCCGTCGTCATCTCCTTCGGCCTGCTCCTGTTCGCCTCGAAGTACATCTTCGCGTTCGTCAACAAGCACCCCAGCGTGAAGATCCTCGCGCTCAGCTTCCTGCTGCTCATCGGGGCCTTCCTCGTGGCCGAGGGCTTCGGGTACCACGTCGACAAGGCCCTGATCTACGGGCCGATGGCGTTCGCCGTCCTCGTCGAGGCGTTCAACCTGCTCTACCGCAAGCGTCAGAAGGTCGCCCACGGCGAGACCGAGGACACGGGCGTCACGCTGCGTCAGACGTACAAGCGGGCCGACGACGCCGACGCCGTGGCGGCCGCCACGACGGACAACGCCGGCGCGGTGACCCTCTCCCGGCGTCCGGTCACACCGCCGCCCGGCGACTCCGAGCGCTGA
- a CDS encoding ParA family protein, with protein sequence MNDLQPTLDVDPGEGTTPVPDAADFPVPAPLPSHGPARIIAMCNQKGGVGKTTTTINLGAALAEYGRRVLIVDFDPQGAASAGLGIAANELDSTIYTTLMDSRIDVRTIIQHTSVPDLDLVPANIDLSAAELQLVNEVGREQALTRVLRPVMDDYDVVLVDCQPSLGLLTVNALTAAHGVIVPLETEFFALRGVALLLETIEKVRDRLNPRLRTDGILATMYDGRTLHSREVLARVQEAFGDDVFTTIIGRTIKFPDASVATEPITSYAPTHPGAVAYRRLARELVARGDVA encoded by the coding sequence GTGAACGACCTGCAGCCGACCCTCGACGTCGACCCCGGTGAGGGGACGACCCCCGTGCCCGACGCTGCGGACTTCCCGGTGCCGGCGCCCCTGCCCTCCCACGGCCCCGCGCGCATCATCGCGATGTGCAACCAGAAGGGTGGCGTGGGGAAGACCACCACGACCATCAACCTGGGTGCGGCGCTGGCGGAGTACGGCCGGCGGGTCCTCATCGTCGACTTCGACCCGCAGGGCGCCGCCTCCGCCGGCCTCGGGATCGCGGCCAACGAGCTCGACAGCACGATCTACACGACGCTGATGGACTCGCGGATCGACGTCCGCACGATCATCCAGCACACGAGCGTGCCGGACCTCGACCTCGTCCCGGCGAACATCGACCTGTCGGCCGCCGAGCTCCAGCTCGTGAACGAGGTCGGCCGCGAGCAGGCGCTGACCCGCGTGCTGCGCCCGGTGATGGACGACTACGACGTGGTCCTCGTGGACTGCCAGCCGTCGCTCGGGCTGCTGACCGTCAACGCGCTCACGGCCGCGCACGGCGTGATCGTGCCGCTCGAGACGGAGTTCTTCGCGCTGCGCGGGGTCGCCCTGCTGCTCGAGACGATCGAGAAGGTCCGCGACCGGCTCAACCCGCGCCTGCGCACCGACGGCATCCTCGCCACGATGTACGACGGTCGCACGCTGCACTCGCGCGAGGTGCTGGCCCGCGTCCAGGAGGCGTTCGGCGACGACGTCTTCACGACGATCATCGGACGCACGATCAAGTTCCCCGACGCCTCCGTCGCGACCGAGCCGATCACGTCCTACGCGCCGACGCACCCCGGGGCCGTGGCCTACCGGCGTCTCGCCCGGGAGCTCGTCGCCCGTGGCGACGTCGCCTGA
- a CDS encoding segregation and condensation protein A, with amino-acid sequence MATSPETRLPETRSAAATRHQRPSFEVNLDNFSGPFDLLLSLIAKHRMDVTEVALAVVTDDFIAHLRGQDVWELEQASEFLIIGATLLDLKTARLLPGVETEDPEDLELLEARDLLFARLLQYRAYKDVGADLDERWHRGAGSFPRNVSLEPRFATLLPDLVLAIGPEDLARIAARALAPRPTPEVRIDHLHAPAVSVREQASLIVARLRRHPVSSFRALTDDAGSTAVVIGRFLALLDLYREGVLAFEQPTSLGELTIRWLGGSRDVEVSSEFDDEDGAEGPTSEAAVDSASDAGDADRPVTSGGGRTDD; translated from the coding sequence GTGGCGACGTCGCCTGAGACCCGCCTCCCCGAGACGCGCTCGGCGGCGGCGACACGTCACCAGCGACCCTCGTTCGAGGTCAACCTCGACAACTTCTCCGGCCCGTTCGACCTGCTGCTGTCGCTGATCGCCAAGCACCGGATGGACGTCACCGAGGTCGCTCTCGCCGTCGTCACCGACGACTTCATCGCCCACCTGCGCGGGCAGGACGTCTGGGAGCTGGAGCAGGCGAGCGAGTTCCTCATCATCGGCGCGACCCTTCTCGACCTCAAGACGGCCCGGCTGCTGCCCGGCGTGGAGACGGAGGACCCGGAGGATCTGGAGCTCCTGGAGGCGCGCGACCTCCTGTTCGCCCGGCTGCTGCAGTACCGCGCGTACAAGGACGTCGGCGCCGACCTCGACGAGCGCTGGCACCGGGGCGCCGGGTCGTTCCCGCGCAACGTGTCGCTGGAGCCCCGGTTCGCCACCCTGCTGCCCGACCTCGTGCTGGCGATCGGCCCGGAGGACCTCGCTCGCATCGCGGCGCGCGCGCTCGCCCCGCGGCCGACTCCGGAGGTCCGGATCGACCACCTCCACGCGCCCGCCGTGAGCGTGCGCGAGCAGGCGTCGCTCATCGTCGCGCGGCTGCGCCGGCACCCCGTGTCCTCCTTCCGGGCGCTGACGGACGACGCCGGTTCGACCGCCGTCGTCATCGGCCGGTTCCTCGCGCTGCTCGACCTCTACCGCGAGGGGGTGCTCGCGTTCGAGCAGCCGACCTCGCTGGGGGAGCTGACCATCCGGTGGCTGGGCGGCTCGCGGGACGTGGAGGTGAGCTCGGAGTTCGACGACGAGGACGGCGCCGAGGGCCCGACCTCCGAGGCGGCCGTCGACAGCGCCTCCGACGCGGGTGACGCGGACCGCCCGGTAACCTCGGGCGGTGGCCGAACCGATGACTGA
- the scpB gene encoding SMC-Scp complex subunit ScpB: protein MTDEPEAPERPVAADLPGGEQAAVEAILAVVDEPVGEARIAAVLGISRERARHHLHDLAAAYRGANRGYELREVDGAWRLYSAPAFAPFVRDLVLDGQTARLTQASLETLAVVAYRQPVSRGRIAAIRGVNVDGVVRTLVTRGLIEEAGRDGEGGATLYRTTTYFLERMGLASLEELPPLAPYLPGMDELDDVEGLR, encoded by the coding sequence ATGACTGACGAGCCCGAGGCGCCCGAGCGCCCCGTCGCCGCCGACCTCCCGGGCGGCGAGCAGGCGGCCGTCGAGGCGATCCTCGCCGTCGTGGACGAGCCGGTGGGCGAGGCGCGCATCGCCGCCGTCCTGGGGATCTCGCGGGAGCGCGCGCGCCACCACCTGCACGACCTCGCCGCCGCCTACCGCGGGGCCAACCGCGGCTACGAGCTGCGCGAGGTCGACGGCGCCTGGCGCCTGTACTCCGCGCCGGCGTTCGCCCCGTTCGTGCGCGACCTCGTGCTCGACGGCCAGACCGCGCGACTGACGCAGGCCTCGCTCGAGACGCTCGCCGTGGTGGCCTACCGGCAGCCGGTCTCGCGGGGACGGATCGCCGCGATCCGCGGGGTGAACGTCGACGGCGTCGTGCGGACGCTGGTGACACGGGGACTGATCGAGGAGGCGGGTCGGGACGGCGAGGGCGGGGCGACGCTCTACCGCACGACGACCTACTTCCTGGAACGCATGGGACTGGCCTCGCTGGAGGAGCTGCCGCCGCTGGCGCCCTACCTGCCGGGCATGGACGAGCTGGACGACGTGGAGGGACTGCGATGA
- a CDS encoding pseudouridine synthase, with the protein MSSAGSAGTGSDEPEGIRLQKVLAAAGVASRRVVEDYIAAGRIAVNGETVTEPGRRIDPTSDVVHVDGLRVQLTDDHLTLVLNKPLGVLSAMSDDRGRPTLEPYVEPTGKRLYHVGRLDSDTDGLLLLTNDGELAHRLAHPSYEVSKTYVAEVAGDVARGVARRLRDGIELEDGPARADRFTVLQQRRDASVVQIQLHEGRNRIVRRMLEEVGHPVTRLTRIAMGPIRLGQLRPGQTRPVVGQELGQLMKVVGL; encoded by the coding sequence ATGAGCAGCGCAGGATCGGCTGGGACAGGTTCGGACGAGCCCGAGGGCATCCGCCTGCAGAAGGTGCTGGCCGCGGCAGGCGTGGCCTCGCGCCGCGTGGTGGAGGACTACATCGCGGCCGGGCGCATCGCCGTCAACGGTGAGACGGTGACCGAGCCGGGGCGACGGATCGACCCGACGAGCGACGTCGTGCACGTCGACGGCCTGCGCGTGCAGCTGACCGACGACCACCTCACGCTGGTGCTCAACAAGCCGCTCGGCGTGCTGTCGGCGATGTCCGACGACCGCGGGCGCCCGACGCTCGAGCCGTACGTCGAACCGACCGGCAAGCGGCTCTACCACGTGGGTCGGCTCGACTCCGACACGGACGGTCTCCTGCTGCTGACCAACGACGGCGAGCTCGCGCACCGTCTCGCGCACCCCTCCTACGAGGTGTCCAAGACGTACGTGGCCGAGGTCGCGGGCGACGTCGCACGCGGTGTCGCGCGCCGGCTGCGCGACGGCATCGAGCTCGAGGACGGTCCGGCGCGCGCCGACCGGTTCACGGTGCTGCAGCAGCGCCGCGACGCGAGCGTCGTGCAGATCCAGCTCCACGAGGGTCGCAACCGCATCGTGCGCCGCATGCTCGAGGAGGTCGGGCACCCCGTCACGCGGCTCACCCGCATCGCGATGGGTCCGATCCGCCTCGGCCAGCTCCGCCCCGGGCAGACCCGTCCGGTCGTCGGGCAGGAGCTCGGTCAGCTGATGAAGGTGGTCGGGCTGTGA
- a CDS encoding prephenate dehydrogenase produces the protein MSTTGPVLVIGSGLLGGSVGLALSIGGVPVHLRDTSPSARALARDLGAGALVDDGEGGPDAPAPTLVVVAVPPDVTADVVAQALREHPDAVVTDVASVKAVLLSELRAMAVAGTLTEADLARYVGSHPMAGRERSGAAAADADLFSARPWVVVPHATSRPDAVARVRALAIDVGAVPLQMGADEHDDAVALVSHVPQVLASLVAARLVPAADGALALAGQGLRDVTRIAASDPRLWAAILVGNAGPVRDQLALVRDDLAQLVEALDGAAQHGPLTPGAMAATSDVVRRGNVGVARVPGKHGGARRTYAEVTVLVPDAPGELGRLFVTVGELGVNIEDVAVEHATQHRVGMLTLSVLPEVATLLTDGLDARGWRVVAA, from the coding sequence ATGTCGACCACCGGTCCCGTGCTCGTCATCGGTTCGGGCCTCCTCGGCGGGAGCGTCGGCCTCGCGCTCAGCATCGGTGGCGTGCCCGTGCACCTGCGCGACACCTCGCCGTCGGCGCGGGCGCTCGCCCGCGACCTCGGCGCCGGCGCGCTCGTCGACGACGGCGAGGGCGGCCCGGACGCCCCGGCGCCGACCCTCGTGGTCGTCGCCGTCCCGCCGGACGTGACGGCCGACGTCGTCGCCCAGGCGCTGCGTGAGCACCCGGACGCGGTGGTCACCGACGTCGCCAGCGTCAAGGCGGTCCTCCTGTCCGAGCTCCGGGCGATGGCCGTGGCGGGCACGCTGACCGAGGCCGACCTGGCGCGCTACGTCGGCAGCCACCCGATGGCCGGACGCGAGCGCTCGGGCGCCGCGGCGGCCGATGCCGACCTGTTCTCCGCCCGGCCCTGGGTCGTGGTGCCGCACGCGACGAGCCGGCCAGACGCCGTCGCGCGGGTCCGTGCGCTGGCGATCGACGTCGGCGCCGTCCCGCTCCAGATGGGCGCCGACGAGCACGACGACGCCGTCGCCCTCGTCTCGCACGTGCCCCAGGTCCTCGCCTCGCTCGTGGCCGCGCGGCTCGTGCCTGCCGCCGACGGCGCGCTCGCGCTGGCCGGGCAGGGCCTGCGGGACGTGACGCGCATCGCCGCGAGCGACCCGCGCCTGTGGGCCGCGATCCTCGTCGGCAACGCGGGTCCCGTCCGCGACCAGCTCGCGCTGGTCCGTGACGACCTCGCGCAGCTGGTCGAGGCGCTCGACGGCGCCGCGCAGCACGGACCGCTGACGCCGGGCGCGATGGCCGCCACGAGCGACGTCGTGCGCCGCGGGAACGTCGGTGTCGCGCGGGTGCCGGGCAAGCACGGCGGGGCGAGGCGGACGTACGCGGAGGTGACGGTGCTGGTGCCGGACGCCCCGGGGGAGCTGGGACGGTTGTTCGTGACGGTGGGGGAGCTGGGTGTGAACATCGAGGACGTGGCCGTGGAGCACGCGACGCAGCACCGCGTCGGCATGCTGACGCTGTCGGTGCTGCCGGAGGTCGCGACGCTGCTGACCGACGGCCTGGACGCGCGCGGCTGGCGGGTGGTGGCGGCATGA
- the cmk gene encoding (d)CMP kinase has protein sequence MSLVIALDGPSGSGKSTVGRHLARTHRLGYLDTGAMYRAAAWYCHHRGIDLMDADAVVAAVIELPLEMDLDPDSTRVVVGGTDVTDAIRTTEISTHVSKVATNLEVRAELKARQRAIIAREGTADGWSDGRGIVAEGRDITTVIAPDADVRILLVARTEARLARRALELHGTTDASAIEATRDQIVRRDADDSTVSEFRAAADGVVTLDSSHLSLEATLAAAERIVQEQSA, from the coding sequence ATGAGCCTCGTCATCGCGCTCGACGGCCCCTCGGGCTCCGGCAAGTCCACGGTCGGACGCCACCTGGCCCGCACGCACCGCCTCGGCTACCTCGACACGGGCGCGATGTACCGCGCCGCCGCCTGGTACTGCCACCACCGTGGGATCGATCTGATGGACGCCGACGCGGTCGTCGCGGCCGTGATCGAGCTGCCGCTCGAGATGGACCTCGACCCCGACTCGACCCGGGTGGTGGTGGGCGGGACCGACGTCACCGACGCGATCCGCACCACCGAGATCTCCACCCACGTGAGCAAGGTCGCGACCAACCTCGAGGTGCGCGCCGAGCTCAAGGCCCGGCAGCGCGCGATCATCGCCCGCGAGGGCACCGCCGACGGGTGGAGCGACGGCCGCGGCATCGTGGCCGAGGGCCGTGACATCACGACGGTGATCGCGCCCGACGCCGACGTCCGCATCCTGCTGGTGGCCCGCACCGAGGCGCGGCTCGCCCGCCGTGCGCTCGAGCTCCACGGCACGACGGACGCCTCGGCCATCGAGGCGACGCGCGACCAGATCGTGCGCCGCGACGCCGACGACTCGACCGTCTCGGAGTTCCGTGCCGCGGCGGACGGCGTCGTCACGCTCGACTCCTCGCACCTGAGCCTCGAGGCGACGCTGGCGGCTGCGGAGAGGATCGTGCAGGAGCAGAGCGCATGA
- a CDS encoding lysophospholipid acyltransferase family protein codes for MTDGPGRTVTAEQIRRWGPTWSRRVGAFLDHVWWSTDVVGAEHVPATGRVLIAPNHTGVVDGPVVHGAIPRESHFLVKQEFFTSRLGFLMDWAGQIPVDRSHGGPALTVARTLLEEERCVGVFPEGTRGRGDVSAARAGTAWLAVRTGAPVVPCAVLGTRPSGRPRGYVPPPRARLHVEFGEPVEVPAGGGRREVAAAMEAVQRAMVELLARAQERTGHRLPEADAPR; via the coding sequence ATGACCGACGGTCCGGGGCGGACCGTCACGGCGGAGCAGATCCGGCGCTGGGGTCCGACCTGGTCCCGCCGGGTGGGGGCCTTCCTCGACCACGTCTGGTGGAGCACCGACGTCGTGGGGGCCGAGCACGTCCCCGCCACGGGTCGGGTGCTGATCGCGCCCAACCACACCGGCGTCGTCGACGGACCGGTGGTGCACGGCGCGATCCCGCGCGAGTCGCACTTCCTCGTGAAGCAGGAGTTCTTCACCTCGCGCCTGGGCTTCCTGATGGACTGGGCGGGCCAGATCCCGGTCGACCGGTCGCACGGGGGGCCGGCGCTCACGGTCGCTCGCACGCTCCTCGAGGAGGAGCGGTGCGTGGGGGTGTTCCCCGAGGGCACGCGCGGTCGTGGCGACGTCTCGGCGGCGCGGGCCGGCACGGCGTGGCTCGCCGTCCGCACGGGGGCGCCGGTGGTGCCGTGCGCCGTGCTCGGGACCAGGCCCTCGGGTCGGCCCCGCGGGTACGTCCCGCCGCCCCGGGCCCGGCTGCACGTCGAGTTCGGCGAGCCCGTCGAGGTGCCCGCCGGCGGCGGGCGACGCGAGGTCGCGGCCGCGATGGAGGCCGTCCAGCGGGCGATGGTCGAGCTGCTCGCGCGGGCGCAGGAGCGCACCGGGCACCGGCTCCCGGAGGCCGACGCGCCCCGGTGA